From a single Paenibacillus sp. FSL W8-0426 genomic region:
- the glmU gene encoding bifunctional UDP-N-acetylglucosamine diphosphorylase/glucosamine-1-phosphate N-acetyltransferase GlmU, producing MKKMAIVLAAGQGKRMKSKLYKVLHPVCGKPMVGHVLDAALRAGVERTVVVVGHGAEAVQAFLGTKAEYALQAEQLGTGHAVKQAKDLLGSESGSTIVVCGDTPLVTSETLQGLMELHESRGAAATVLTANLDQPHGYGRVIRSEDGSVLRIVEQKDCNPQEDAVKEINTGTYCFDNAKLFAALEKVTNENAQGEFYLTDVIGIFRNEGEVVEAYMSDDIAESIGVNDRLALSQAEGFMRERLAKHHMLNGVTIIDPASTYIGADVTIGADTVLYPGTVLKGTTTIGEACQIGPHADIEDSVIHNGVAIKHSVVSKSEIGDEVTVGPFANLRPGTKLGRKVKIGDFVEVKNATIDEGSKVSHLSYVGDAQVGKNVNIGCGAITVNYDGYNKAVTTIEDDAFVGSNVNLIAPVTIGKGAYVVAGSTITHAVPDNDLAIARPRQENKAGYAEKIRGRAKAKKQAKSE from the coding sequence TTGAAAAAAATGGCAATCGTTCTTGCTGCAGGGCAAGGCAAACGAATGAAGTCGAAATTGTACAAGGTGCTGCATCCCGTATGCGGCAAACCGATGGTTGGCCACGTACTGGATGCAGCGCTTCGGGCAGGTGTTGAGCGTACTGTCGTCGTGGTTGGCCATGGAGCCGAAGCGGTGCAAGCCTTTTTGGGTACAAAGGCGGAATATGCGCTTCAGGCCGAGCAGTTGGGTACAGGGCATGCCGTTAAACAGGCAAAGGATCTGCTCGGAAGCGAGTCAGGATCGACAATCGTCGTTTGCGGCGACACACCGCTGGTAACCAGCGAGACGTTGCAAGGACTGATGGAGCTTCACGAAAGCCGAGGGGCGGCAGCTACCGTCTTAACGGCAAATCTGGATCAACCTCATGGATATGGCCGCGTCATTCGCAGTGAAGACGGGTCCGTACTGCGGATCGTGGAACAAAAGGATTGCAACCCGCAGGAAGATGCAGTGAAAGAGATCAATACGGGGACGTACTGTTTCGATAATGCAAAACTGTTTGCCGCCTTGGAAAAAGTGACGAACGAGAACGCTCAGGGGGAATTTTACCTGACGGATGTGATCGGCATTTTCCGTAACGAAGGTGAAGTTGTGGAAGCATACATGTCGGATGACATCGCTGAATCGATCGGAGTCAATGACCGACTGGCCTTGTCCCAGGCGGAAGGATTCATGCGCGAACGTTTGGCCAAACATCATATGCTGAACGGGGTTACGATCATTGATCCGGCATCGACATATATCGGGGCAGATGTTACGATTGGAGCAGATACCGTACTCTATCCGGGGACCGTTCTGAAAGGAACAACGACGATCGGCGAGGCTTGCCAGATCGGGCCGCATGCGGATATTGAGGATAGTGTCATTCATAACGGCGTGGCCATCAAACATTCGGTTGTTTCGAAATCCGAAATTGGAGACGAAGTGACCGTGGGTCCGTTCGCCAACTTGCGTCCAGGCACCAAATTGGGACGCAAAGTGAAAATCGGCGACTTTGTCGAAGTGAAAAATGCTACAATTGATGAAGGCTCCAAAGTGTCTCATTTGAGTTATGTTGGAGACGCCCAAGTGGGCAAAAACGTTAATATTGGTTGTGGTGCAATAACGGTGAATTATGATGGATATAATAAGGCAGTGACGACAATAGAAGACGATGCGTTCGTGGGCAGCAACGTCAATCTCATTGCACCGGTAACGATCGGAAAAGGAGCATACGTTGTAGCCGGTTCCACGATTACCCATGCTGTTCCCGATAACGATCTCGCCATTGCGCGTCCACGCCAAGAGAATAAAGCGGGCTATGCGGAGAAGATTCGCGGCCGTGCAAAAGCAAAGAAACAAGCGAAGTCCGAGTAA
- a CDS encoding ribose-phosphate diphosphokinase codes for MTYFDSKLKIFTCNSNPKLAHQIADYIGIPMGESHTTSFSDGEIQVKLSESVRGCHVYIVQSTCAPVNDNLMEMLVMIDALKRASAKTINVVIPYYGYARQDRKARSRDPITAKLVANLIEKAGATRVIAMDLHAMQIQGFFDIPVDHLLGVPILAQYFRSKQIENPVVVSPDHGGVVRARKLADFLNAPLAIIDKRRPEPNVSEVMNIIGNIEGKTAILIDDIIDTAGTIVLGANALMEGGVKEVYACCTHPVLSGPAMERLENAPLKEVIVTDTIPITHANPTSKLRVLSVAPLLGEAIIRVHEELSISKLFEIE; via the coding sequence ATGACTTATTTTGATTCGAAATTGAAAATATTCACTTGTAATTCTAACCCAAAGCTTGCCCATCAAATCGCGGATTATATCGGAATTCCTATGGGCGAATCTCACACGACCAGTTTCAGTGACGGCGAGATTCAAGTAAAACTCTCCGAGAGCGTGCGCGGCTGTCATGTATATATCGTGCAGTCTACTTGTGCGCCGGTGAATGACAATTTGATGGAAATGCTCGTGATGATCGATGCGTTGAAACGGGCTTCCGCCAAAACGATCAACGTTGTCATTCCGTATTACGGATATGCACGTCAAGATCGCAAGGCTCGTTCCCGTGATCCAATCACGGCGAAACTGGTGGCGAATTTGATCGAAAAAGCAGGGGCTACCCGCGTCATTGCCATGGACTTGCATGCCATGCAGATCCAAGGATTTTTCGATATTCCCGTCGATCATCTGCTCGGCGTGCCGATTCTGGCACAGTATTTCCGTTCGAAACAGATCGAAAATCCCGTTGTTGTCTCGCCTGACCATGGCGGTGTGGTTCGCGCGCGCAAGCTGGCTGACTTCTTGAACGCACCGCTTGCGATTATTGATAAACGCCGTCCGGAGCCGAACGTCAGCGAAGTCATGAACATCATCGGTAACATTGAAGGGAAAACGGCGATCCTGATCGACGATATCATCGATACGGCAGGAACCATTGTGCTGGGGGCAAATGCTTTGATGGAAGGCGGCGTGAAAGAAGTATATGCATGCTGTACGCATCCGGTATTGTCGGGTCCTGCGATGGAGCGTTTGGAAAACGCACCGCTGAAAGAGGTCATCGTGACGGATACCATTCCAATTACGCATGCCAATCCGACGAGCAAGCTGAGAGTGCTGTCTGTTGCACCTTTGCTTGGTGAAGCGATCATCCGGGTTCATGAGGAACTGTCCATTAGCAAACTATTTGAAATAGAATAA
- the pth gene encoding aminoacyl-tRNA hydrolase: MKWIVGLGNPGSNYAKTRHNIGFMALDRLAERHGISITQNKCKALIGEGNINGVKTVLIKPMTYMNLSGESVRAYMDFFKVSLEDMIVAYDDMDTEIGKVRLRYQGSAGGHNGIKSIIQHVGTQQFNRVRMGISRPEPGHAIVDYVLSTFMKKEKEALEQTIEQTCNALEFSLDHTFEQTMAKFNG, translated from the coding sequence ATGAAATGGATTGTCGGACTCGGAAACCCGGGCTCGAATTATGCCAAAACGAGGCACAACATCGGTTTTATGGCGCTGGATCGCCTGGCGGAGCGCCACGGCATTTCCATCACGCAGAACAAATGCAAAGCGCTGATTGGAGAAGGGAATATCAATGGAGTAAAAACGGTGCTGATCAAGCCGATGACCTACATGAACCTTTCGGGTGAATCGGTACGTGCATACATGGACTTCTTCAAAGTCAGCCTTGAGGACATGATTGTGGCGTATGATGACATGGATACGGAGATCGGCAAAGTGCGATTGCGGTATCAAGGAAGCGCAGGCGGACATAACGGAATCAAGTCGATCATCCAACATGTGGGCACGCAGCAATTCAACCGGGTGCGTATGGGAATATCCCGTCCCGAACCTGGACATGCCATCGTGGATTATGTATTGTCGACGTTTATGAAAAAAGAAAAAGAAGCGCTTGAACAGACGATTGAGCAGACCTGCAATGCGCTGGAGTTCAGTCTGGACCATACGTTTGAACAAACGATGGCGAAATTCAATGGCTAA
- a CDS encoding anti-sigma-F factor Fin family protein produces MSVNYVCRHCRTFIGRIDSARITETQLGFHFLTPDERRDIIAYNSGGDITVRITCDYCKEALDSNPELSLLANPLQ; encoded by the coding sequence ATGTCAGTGAATTATGTGTGCAGGCATTGCCGCACCTTTATTGGACGGATCGATTCGGCTCGAATCACGGAGACGCAGCTCGGTTTTCATTTCTTGACCCCCGACGAGCGGAGGGATATAATAGCGTATAATTCCGGTGGTGACATTACCGTCCGGATTACTTGCGATTATTGCAAAGAAGCTCTGGACTCCAATCCCGAGCTCAGTTTGCTGGCCAACCCGCTTCAGTAG
- the mfd gene encoding transcription-repair coupling factor produces the protein MLQALIQAFSKDPDFGSITAGIESGMKEQLVSGLSGSARQIMLAALHEEMNRPLLVVTHNMFSAQKIAEDLQEALSPERVLLYPANELVAAEAAVSSPETLGQRIDVLVQCAQGFRGVVVIPFSGVRRYVPTPEVMASARITLKQGETLKLDAFLLEMVKLGYQRVERVESRGEMSVRGGIIDFYPVTSSVAYRVELFDDEIDSIRTFDPADQRSIERIGEITVLPCRELIADGDRMERAADTAALMLEKQLEKVTDRQAKLRLREEIHREIELLREHVYFDEIYKYISPLYPEHKTIYDYLPEDTLLVLDEPARLGETSKQLERDESEWNLHLMQNGKTLPDLHLSADGDDLIYERPFQTLFMSIFLRQVPHTQPQNILNFISRGMQDFHGQMNVLKAEMERWHKAGVRVVMLASGEERLERMRRVLADYEIPEPEMLIGNLQTGFELPSIHLAVVTEGEMFSQKQRKVRKSSRNVDNAERIKSYSELKVGDYVVHQNHGIGKYLGIGTLEVAGIHKDYMHILYAGGDKLSVPIEQIDLIQKYVGSEEKEPKIYKLGGNEWTRVKNKVRSSVQDIADDLIKLYAERQTSQGYGFDKDTPEQQEFEAMFPYDETRDQIRAIEEIKKDMEQNRPMDRLLCGDVGYGKTEVAIRAAFKAAIEGKQVAVLVPTTILAQQHYETFRERFGEYPFNIQVLSRFRSRKEQNETAKGIKAGTVDIVIGTHRLLSQDLVFKDLGLLIVDEEQRFGVTHKEKLKKLKTNVDVLTLTATPIPRTLHMSMLGVRDLSVIETPPENRFPVQTYVVEHSQTLVREAIERELARGGQVYYLYNRVQGIHEKAAEISDLVPEAKVGVGHGQMSETELEKTILDFLDGEYDVLVSTSIIETGVDIPNVNTLIVHDADKMGLSQLYQLRGRVGRSNRIAYAYFTYQRDKVLTEVAEKRLQSIKEFTELGSGFKIAMRDLSIRGAGNLLGAEQHGFIASVGFDLYSQMLAEEINKRKVTMLGEAPVPSDQWNTTLDLSIDAYLPSDYIYDSIQKIEIYKKVAVISSFEDAMELEDELVDRFGDLPEAVINLMAVARLKVYGKTYGIESITRRGDDLTIKFYEGREHAFELSKIANIGNQFERRVQFEQGSHMLVHVKGKGLEDKQLMELVEKFMESLQSAFKSKGEPKNVTKV, from the coding sequence TTGTTACAAGCACTTATACAGGCTTTTTCCAAAGATCCGGACTTTGGGTCCATCACTGCCGGTATTGAGTCCGGAATGAAGGAGCAGCTGGTTTCGGGGTTGTCCGGATCAGCACGGCAGATCATGCTGGCTGCACTTCATGAAGAGATGAACCGGCCATTGCTCGTCGTTACGCATAATATGTTTTCCGCACAAAAAATTGCAGAAGATTTACAGGAAGCGCTTTCACCAGAGCGCGTGCTTCTATACCCCGCCAATGAGCTTGTTGCCGCTGAAGCCGCCGTTTCCAGTCCGGAAACGTTGGGTCAGCGTATTGACGTGCTCGTTCAATGTGCCCAAGGCTTTCGAGGGGTCGTTGTCATCCCGTTTTCGGGGGTACGCAGATATGTACCGACTCCAGAAGTCATGGCCAGCGCCCGAATCACGCTAAAACAGGGAGAAACGCTGAAGCTTGATGCCTTCCTGCTGGAGATGGTGAAGCTCGGGTATCAGCGGGTAGAACGGGTTGAATCACGAGGAGAGATGAGCGTCCGCGGCGGAATCATTGATTTCTACCCGGTGACGTCCTCCGTTGCATACCGGGTAGAACTGTTCGACGACGAAATTGATTCCATCCGGACGTTTGATCCAGCGGACCAGCGCTCGATCGAACGTATTGGCGAAATCACGGTGCTGCCATGCAGAGAGTTGATCGCCGACGGCGATCGGATGGAACGGGCGGCCGACACGGCTGCACTTATGCTGGAGAAACAGCTGGAGAAGGTGACGGACCGGCAGGCCAAGCTGCGCCTGCGCGAAGAGATTCATCGCGAGATTGAGCTGCTGCGAGAACATGTCTATTTTGATGAAATATATAAATATATATCCCCGCTCTATCCGGAGCACAAAACGATTTATGATTACTTGCCTGAGGATACGCTCCTTGTGCTGGATGAACCTGCAAGGCTGGGAGAGACTTCGAAACAGTTGGAGCGGGACGAGTCCGAGTGGAATCTGCATTTGATGCAAAACGGTAAAACGCTGCCTGATCTGCATCTGTCCGCGGACGGCGATGATCTGATATATGAACGTCCGTTCCAGACGCTCTTCATGTCGATCTTTTTGCGTCAGGTACCGCATACGCAGCCGCAAAACATCCTCAACTTTATCAGTCGCGGCATGCAGGATTTCCATGGACAGATGAACGTGCTCAAGGCCGAGATGGAGCGTTGGCATAAAGCAGGGGTTCGCGTTGTCATGCTCGCGAGCGGCGAGGAACGATTGGAGCGCATGCGGCGCGTGCTTGCGGATTATGAAATTCCTGAGCCGGAAATGCTGATCGGAAATCTGCAAACCGGCTTTGAGCTGCCATCGATTCACTTGGCTGTGGTCACGGAAGGCGAGATGTTTTCGCAGAAACAGCGCAAAGTTCGCAAATCCAGCCGCAATGTCGACAATGCGGAGCGGATCAAATCCTACAGCGAACTGAAGGTCGGCGATTATGTCGTGCACCAGAACCATGGTATCGGTAAATATCTGGGGATCGGAACGTTAGAGGTTGCGGGCATTCATAAGGACTACATGCACATTTTGTATGCCGGCGGAGACAAGTTGTCCGTGCCAATCGAGCAGATCGACCTGATTCAGAAATACGTCGGTTCCGAAGAGAAGGAACCGAAAATCTACAAGCTGGGCGGCAACGAGTGGACGCGCGTAAAAAACAAGGTCCGTTCCTCCGTTCAGGATATTGCGGATGATCTGATCAAGCTGTACGCCGAGCGCCAAACGTCCCAAGGATATGGCTTCGACAAAGACACGCCGGAGCAGCAGGAATTCGAGGCCATGTTCCCTTATGACGAGACACGGGATCAGATTCGTGCCATCGAGGAAATCAAAAAGGATATGGAACAGAATCGGCCTATGGACCGCCTATTGTGTGGTGACGTCGGATACGGCAAAACAGAGGTCGCCATTCGTGCTGCCTTCAAAGCTGCCATCGAGGGAAAACAAGTTGCTGTACTTGTGCCCACAACGATTTTGGCGCAGCAGCATTACGAGACGTTTCGCGAACGTTTCGGCGAATACCCTTTCAACATTCAGGTGCTCAGCCGATTCCGTTCCCGCAAGGAACAGAACGAGACAGCCAAAGGCATCAAGGCCGGAACGGTGGATATCGTAATCGGTACGCACCGGCTGTTGTCTCAGGATTTGGTATTCAAGGATCTCGGATTGCTGATCGTCGACGAAGAGCAGCGCTTTGGTGTTACCCATAAGGAAAAGCTCAAAAAATTGAAAACCAACGTGGACGTGCTGACGTTAACGGCGACGCCGATTCCGCGTACCCTGCACATGTCGATGCTGGGCGTACGGGATTTGTCGGTCATCGAAACACCGCCGGAGAACCGTTTCCCTGTGCAGACGTATGTCGTCGAACACAGCCAGACATTGGTGCGTGAAGCCATCGAACGCGAGCTTGCCCGGGGAGGGCAGGTGTATTATTTGTACAATCGGGTTCAGGGCATTCACGAAAAGGCAGCAGAGATATCCGACCTGGTGCCGGAAGCAAAGGTTGGCGTAGGCCATGGACAGATGTCGGAAACGGAGCTGGAGAAAACCATTCTGGACTTCCTGGATGGCGAATATGACGTACTCGTCAGCACAAGCATCATCGAAACAGGCGTGGATATTCCGAACGTCAATACGTTAATCGTTCACGATGCCGATAAGATGGGATTATCCCAGCTCTATCAGCTGCGCGGACGTGTAGGGCGGTCCAACCGGATTGCGTATGCTTATTTTACGTATCAGCGGGATAAAGTGTTGACCGAGGTGGCGGAAAAACGCCTGCAATCCATTAAAGAGTTTACGGAACTGGGCTCCGGCTTCAAAATCGCGATGCGCGACTTGTCGATCCGCGGGGCGGGCAATCTGCTCGGTGCGGAGCAGCACGGCTTTATCGCATCCGTCGGTTTCGATCTGTACTCCCAGATGCTTGCCGAGGAGATCAACAAACGTAAAGTAACCATGTTGGGCGAAGCACCAGTGCCATCCGATCAGTGGAATACGACGCTTGATCTCAGCATTGACGCGTATTTGCCGTCCGATTATATTTACGACAGCATTCAAAAAATAGAGATTTACAAAAAAGTAGCGGTAATTTCCTCCTTTGAGGACGCGATGGAGTTGGAAGACGAGTTGGTAGACCGATTCGGCGATCTGCCGGAGGCGGTTATTAACCTCATGGCTGTAGCGAGACTTAAAGTGTATGGAAAAACCTACGGCATTGAGTCCATAACCCGCCGTGGCGATGACTTGACCATCAAATTCTATGAAGGCCGTGAACATGCCTTTGAACTGTCCAAAATCGCGAACATTGGAAATCAGTTCGAAAGACGTGTACAATTTGAGCAAGGGAGCCACATGCTGGTCCATGTCAAAGGCAAAGGTCTCGAGGACAAGCAATTGATGGAACTGGTCGAGAAGTTTATGGAGTCCTTACAAAGTGCTTTTAAATCAAAGGGGGAACCAAAGAATGTTACTAAAGTATAA
- a CDS encoding peptidylprolyl isomerase, whose translation MLLKYKNVRKVLSVSMVAVLSLSLLAACGKKDAESTNDPKDTSAVVASYEGGTITANEFDMEQRVMKFLYPEYAQMMDMDDFKDFLVRQEVAYEYLSNKASEEAKTAGAKAATEQFDKMKAQVAADQWTEMTKAQNLTDQNIKDYMTRIMTVIKDKETGVTEDQIKSEFETNKDQYTTATVRHVLINFTDPDTQKERKKEDALKLAKEVKAKLDAGDDFAKVAKEYSEDPGSAEKGGLYENVPVGNWVEAFKEAAKTLPLNKISDPIETEYGYHIVKVEARTEADYAKLTDEQKESLKSQLAATEIDKFMSDELDKIVKEVKLPKSETSEEGKTESGTTGTGTDAGTSKEGDKAGETKTDGTSSTDSKTDQGTTGTDAKSESTESGSK comes from the coding sequence ATGTTACTAAAGTATAAAAACGTGAGGAAAGTGCTGTCCGTCAGCATGGTTGCAGTACTTTCCCTGTCCTTGCTTGCCGCATGCGGCAAAAAGGATGCTGAAAGCACGAACGATCCGAAGGATACGAGCGCTGTTGTGGCAAGCTACGAGGGCGGTACCATTACCGCCAATGAATTCGATATGGAACAACGGGTAATGAAATTCCTGTATCCGGAATACGCACAAATGATGGACATGGACGACTTCAAGGACTTTCTGGTACGTCAGGAAGTCGCTTATGAATACCTGAGCAACAAGGCTAGCGAAGAAGCAAAGACGGCAGGCGCCAAGGCGGCGACCGAGCAGTTTGACAAAATGAAAGCTCAGGTCGCAGCCGATCAATGGACCGAAATGACCAAGGCACAAAACTTGACCGACCAAAACATCAAGGATTACATGACTCGCATCATGACGGTCATCAAGGACAAGGAAACGGGTGTAACCGAAGACCAGATCAAATCCGAGTTCGAAACGAACAAAGATCAATACACGACGGCAACCGTTCGTCACGTTCTGATCAATTTCACGGATCCGGATACGCAAAAAGAACGCAAAAAAGAAGACGCGTTGAAATTGGCCAAAGAAGTAAAAGCGAAACTGGATGCCGGCGATGATTTCGCCAAAGTGGCGAAAGAATATTCCGAAGACCCGGGTTCCGCGGAGAAAGGCGGCCTGTATGAAAACGTGCCTGTCGGCAATTGGGTAGAGGCCTTCAAAGAGGCTGCCAAAACGCTGCCGCTCAACAAAATCAGCGATCCGATCGAAACCGAGTACGGTTATCACATCGTGAAGGTAGAAGCGCGCACGGAAGCAGATTATGCCAAATTGACGGATGAGCAAAAAGAGAGCCTGAAGAGCCAGCTGGCCGCTACCGAGATCGACAAGTTCATGTCGGATGAACTGGATAAGATCGTCAAAGAAGTAAAACTGCCTAAGTCCGAAACGAGCGAAGAAGGCAAGACGGAAAGCGGAACAACGGGCACTGGAACCGATGCAGGAACAAGCAAGGAAGGCGATAAAGCCGGTGAAACGAAAACCGACGGTACAAGCAGCACCGATTCCAAAACGGATCAAGGTACGACTGGAACAGATGCAAAAAGCGAAAGCACGGAATCCGGCAGCAAGTAA
- the spoVT gene encoding stage V sporulation protein T produces MKATGIVRRIDDLGRVVIPKEIRRTLRIREGDPLEIFVDRDGEVILKKYSPIGELGDFAKEYAESLYESTGHVTLISDRDTIITVAGGSKKEYLDKQVGQMVENCMENRKTILETGSGSYEISKDHDETLSSFVIAPIISGGDPIGTVILFNKDESVKMSQLEVKMAETAAGFLGKQMEQ; encoded by the coding sequence ATGAAAGCTACTGGTATTGTTCGCCGTATTGATGACCTCGGCCGCGTGGTCATTCCGAAGGAAATTCGCCGTACGTTACGGATTCGCGAAGGTGACCCGCTGGAAATTTTCGTGGATCGCGACGGAGAAGTCATTTTGAAAAAATACTCACCGATCGGCGAGCTTGGGGACTTTGCCAAGGAATATGCTGAATCGCTGTATGAAAGCACAGGCCACGTCACTCTGATTTCGGACCGTGATACGATCATCACTGTAGCCGGAGGCTCCAAGAAAGAATATTTGGACAAGCAGGTCGGCCAGATGGTCGAAAATTGCATGGAGAACCGGAAGACCATTCTGGAAACAGGAAGCGGCTCTTACGAAATCAGCAAGGATCATGACGAGACGTTATCATCCTTTGTCATCGCACCGATCATTTCGGGTGGAGACCCGATTGGAACCGTCATTTTGTTCAACAAGGACGAATCCGTGAAAATGTCCCAGTTGGAAGTGAAGATGGCTGAGACGGCCGCAGGGTTTCTTGGCAAACAAATGGAACAATAA
- a CDS encoding polysaccharide biosynthesis protein: protein MGQPSTASRLLQGAFVLALAAIMSKVIGAFQKIPLQNLGGDGVFGIYNTVYPFYMMLITIAAAGLPAAVSKFVAEENALGRPEEGRRVARLSSALLGGIGLVMAALMYAGAPLLAKIIGNSHVAASIRTASLALLFVPLMTGLRGYFQGLQQMVPTAVSQVLEQTVRVTVMIVLLLWLLRKEASLETIAAGAMLGSAAGGIAGLLVMLYFWYRHRHRLKAADQSGPTGTWSRTGRWKEDRVQGQMETTGAAGKRSNAEWVRMLMAYAIPVCLGSLAVPLMNLVDTFTVPRLLQREGLDEIGVMVDFGIYNRGLPLVQMVTMLATSLSVLFIPAMAEARLKGGPEAVRQQAGMALRWFWLIGLAASAGLAVLAEPINRMLYGDAAGTEALRYMALTAAGSTVSIIAAALLQGLGAVRAPAFSMLAAAGVKALLNVLLVPALGISGAALAGAAAYMLAAGLNVALLARRSGMRPAIGAALAKPALVIAAMGAAAAVAAWAAEAVLGGVGIAADRRLAATGISLLGMAAGIAVFVLAAARTGLLTAAELASVPKVGARLAAILRRLRILR, encoded by the coding sequence ATGGGACAGCCATCTACGGCTTCGAGGTTGCTGCAGGGTGCGTTTGTGCTCGCGCTGGCGGCCATTATGTCGAAAGTCATCGGAGCTTTTCAGAAGATTCCGCTGCAAAACTTGGGGGGCGACGGTGTTTTCGGCATTTATAACACGGTGTACCCGTTCTATATGATGCTCATCACGATTGCAGCGGCTGGATTGCCTGCTGCGGTCTCCAAGTTCGTGGCTGAAGAAAATGCATTGGGGAGACCGGAAGAAGGACGGAGAGTTGCCCGCCTGTCCTCTGCCTTGCTCGGGGGAATCGGATTGGTCATGGCTGCCCTGATGTATGCGGGAGCCCCCCTTCTGGCAAAGATTATCGGAAACAGCCATGTAGCAGCATCAATACGTACCGCCTCGCTTGCGTTGCTCTTTGTGCCTCTGATGACAGGACTGCGAGGTTACTTTCAGGGACTGCAGCAAATGGTGCCTACGGCCGTATCCCAAGTCTTGGAGCAAACGGTTCGGGTGACGGTCATGATTGTTCTTTTGTTATGGCTGTTAAGGAAAGAAGCCTCGCTGGAGACGATTGCCGCAGGTGCGATGCTCGGATCGGCAGCGGGCGGCATCGCTGGACTGTTGGTTATGCTGTATTTCTGGTATCGCCATCGCCATCGCCTGAAGGCTGCGGACCAGAGCGGACCGACGGGTACATGGAGCAGGACAGGACGATGGAAGGAGGACCGCGTACAAGGGCAGATGGAGACAACCGGGGCAGCAGGCAAACGCAGCAATGCCGAGTGGGTTCGTATGTTGATGGCTTACGCAATCCCGGTTTGTCTCGGTTCGTTGGCCGTTCCCCTCATGAACCTGGTGGACACGTTCACTGTGCCGCGGCTGCTTCAGCGCGAAGGATTGGACGAAATCGGGGTCATGGTCGATTTCGGCATTTACAATCGCGGCCTGCCGCTCGTGCAGATGGTGACGATGCTGGCCACGTCACTATCGGTGCTGTTCATCCCGGCGATGGCCGAAGCCCGGCTGAAGGGTGGGCCGGAAGCCGTAAGACAGCAAGCGGGCATGGCGCTGCGCTGGTTTTGGCTCATCGGCCTGGCAGCATCCGCTGGGCTTGCGGTGCTGGCGGAGCCGATCAACCGCATGCTGTACGGGGATGCCGCAGGCACGGAAGCTTTGCGGTACATGGCGCTGACGGCCGCGGGCAGCACCGTCAGCATTATCGCGGCGGCGCTGCTGCAAGGCCTCGGCGCCGTGCGCGCACCCGCGTTCAGCATGCTTGCCGCCGCAGGCGTCAAGGCGCTGCTGAACGTGCTGCTCGTGCCGGCGCTGGGCATCAGCGGCGCGGCACTGGCAGGCGCGGCCGCCTACATGCTGGCGGCCGGCCTGAACGTGGCGCTGCTGGCGCGGCGAAGCGGCATGCGCCCGGCCATCGGCGCCGCCCTGGCGAAGCCGGCGCTGGTGATCGCCGCCATGGGCGCAGCGGCGGCGGTCGCCGCCTGGGCCGCCGAAGCGGTGCTCGGCGGCGTGGGCATCGCGGCCGATCGCAGGCTGGCCGCGACGGGCATCAGCCTGCTGGGCATGGCCGCAGGCATAGCCGTGTTTGTGCTGGCCGCGGCGCGAACCGGGCTGCTTACCGCCGCAGAGCTGGCGTCCGTTCCGAAAGTGGGCGCTCGCCTGGCCGCGATCTTGCGCAGACTGCGTATTCTGCGCTAG